A region of the Microbulbifer pacificus genome:
TACCAGCGCTTCCTGAATCGCTGTGCCGAACCTTTGCTGGAGAGGCTTCCGCCGGCAGCCAAAGGTCTGGATTTTGGCTGTGGACCCGCGCCATTGCTGGCGCGTCTGCTGGAGCAGGCAGGGCATTCGGTGGCGACGTACGATCTGTATTACCAGCCGGATTCCTCAGTGCTGCAAGACCAGTACGATTTTATTGTCAGTACCGAAGTGGTTGAGCATCTGGCCGATCCATTACAGGTGTTGCAGAGTTTGTGGCAGTGCGTTGGACCGGGCGGTCTGCTGGCATTGATGACCAAGTTGGTGGCCGGTCCCGAGCGGTTTGCCAACTGGCACTATATCCGCGATCCCACCCACATTGTTTTTTTCAGCGAGCAAACGTTTCTGTGGTTGGCGCAGCAGCTGCAGGCAGAGCTGGAGATCTGTGGTGCGGATGTGATTTTCCTGAGAAAACAGTAGTTTTCCCACGGGAATACATGGCTATCAGGTGTTTACGCGGAACAACTTTGCGCGCACGGTAGTGCGGTATTCGCTGGGTGTGGTCGAAAGGAATTTCTTGAACAGCGCGGTGAAGTGCCCCATATCCTGATAGCCGACTTTTTCCGCGATTTCATTGACGGAAAGATTAGTGGACTGGAGAAGCTCCCGTGCCATATCCACCCGGACATTCTGCAGGTATTGCAGTGGCGTCTGCCCGGTGGCGAGTTTGAAACGGCGGTTGAAGGATCGCACGCTCATATCAAAAAATTTAGCCACCTCACTCAGTTTTACGTCCTCGCTACAGTGCTGTTTCAGCCAGGTCTGCGCCTGCACGATTTCCTCATCCGGGTGCAGGTGTACCGCGCCCTCGGAGTAGGCGATTTCTTCGAACGGGCGGCGGATTTCGTGGGAGAAATTGCGCTCCACGTGGCTGGCAATGGCGGGTCCGTAAAGCTGCCGGATCAGATGCACAGTCACATCCGCCAGCGCGTTGACACTGGCAGCGCAGAACAACTTGTCGGCCTGGGTGATGAAGTACTGCCGCTTGAGCTTGACCTCGGGGTAGTTCGCGGCGAACTGTTCGAAGTAATGCCAGTGGGTTGTCGCGGGCTTGCCGTCCAGCAGTCCGGCTTCCGCGAGAAAGCACACGCCGGTGCCCACGGCACTGATCGCCGCACCGCGCGCTGCCTGCTGTTTCAGCCAGTCCAGTAAAGCACCGCTGCGTCGCAGCGCGGGGC
Encoded here:
- a CDS encoding class I SAM-dependent methyltransferase — its product is MSDSPLNDGGSESAPSCPLCRHPAAHFYHRDKLRAYYQCAECALVFVPPDYHLPPSAEKAYYDLHENSMNDQGYQRFLNRCAEPLLERLPPAAKGLDFGCGPAPLLARLLEQAGHSVATYDLYYQPDSSVLQDQYDFIVSTEVVEHLADPLQVLQSLWQCVGPGGLLALMTKLVAGPERFANWHYIRDPTHIVFFSEQTFLWLAQQLQAELEICGADVIFLRKQ
- a CDS encoding GlxA family transcriptional regulator, with translation MPTVTFMLVDQMLSTGTMLPLEMLRGADSRARAEGEKTPLKLVTASIDGKPVQTSSGFQLTPDVALADAPDSDIIYLPALWRNPRPALRRSGALLDWLKQQAARGAAISAVGTGVCFLAEAGLLDGKPATTHWHYFEQFAANYPEVKLKRQYFITQADKLFCAASVNALADVTVHLIRQLYGPAIASHVERNFSHEIRRPFEEIAYSEGAVHLHPDEEIVQAQTWLKQHCSEDVKLSEVAKFFDMSVRSFNRRFKLATGQTPLQYLQNVRVDMARELLQSTNLSVNEIAEKVGYQDMGHFTALFKKFLSTTPSEYRTTVRAKLFRVNT